A segment of the Devriesea agamarum genome:
CCTGCCGGGTAAACCTCACTTGGTATCCGACGTTGGCGTCACCGAGCTTTTCACCGAGCTCTGCGGAAATACGCTGAGCGACCGACCGTGCAGCGATCCGACGCGGCTGAGTGTGTCCGATGAGTTTTCCGTGCGACCCTCGCCCGAGTTCAAGGCACATCTTGGGCAGCTGGGTGGTTTTTCCTGATCCGGTTTCACCCGCGATCACCACCACCTGGTGGTCGCGGATCGCCTGCATGATGTCCTCGCGGCGAGCAGAGACGGGCAGGTGATCGGGATAGGTGATGCGCAAAGGGGCGGAGATCGGATCCATGGCGGGCGTCAGTCTACCGGGCACATGCCATGGCGTCGCCTATTTTTACGCCCCGCTCATCAGCTGGAGTTCATGAGCCTAGGTTCATCGGTCTGGGCGTAGAAAAACACCTGGCCCCCACCAGATGTGTTGGCGTGGATTGCATGCCTACCCTCACCAAACATTCACCCTCACCCGGCGGGCGATGTTAACGTGACCGAGACGGGGCAACCGCCCTCCCATCACTCTGCGTGCACGAAGGAAGCCGATGAAGGCGCTGTTGAAGTCCTCCCCTGCCCCTGGTCTGGAACTCGTGGATATCCCAGAACCTAAGGTCGGACCGGGCGACGTGAAAATCCGTGTGCTGCGGGCAGGTATCTGCGGCACTGATCTGCATATTCTCGCTTGGGACACCTCTGCCCAAAGCATGTGCGACACGGTGCCGTTCACACCGGGCCACGAGTTTTACGGTGAAGTGGTCGAGATCGGCGCCGACGTGACGGATGTTCGGCTCGGGGATCGGGTCTCCGGCGAAGGACACGTAGTGTGCGGATACTGCCGAAACTGCCGTGCAGGCCGCCGCCAGATGTGCATCCGCACTCGCAGCGTAGGGGTGCAACGCGACGGAGCCTTCGCCGAATACGTCACCATTCCCCAGCACAATGTGTGGGTTCACGAACATGACGGAAAAACTGAGGTGATTCCCCCTGAACTCGGCGCCGTTTTCGATCCACTCGGTAATGCAGTCCACACCGCCTTGAAGTTCCCCTTGATCGGGGAAGATGTGCTGGTGACCGGTGCGGGCCCGATCGGTCAAATGGCTGCGGCCGTAGCCCGCCATGCCGGCGCTCGATATATCGCAATCACTGACGTCAGCGCCCACCGCCTGGAGATGGCCAAAAACATGGGTGTGGACCTCACGGTCGACGTGTCGCAAAGCAGTATCCGCGATGCCCAGAGGCGCCTTGGTCTTAAAGAGGGTTTCGACATCGGCTTAGAAATATCGGGGCAGCCCAGTGCCATCGCCGAAATGATAGAGAACATGAACCACGGTGGGAAGATCGCCCTGCTGGGCCTACCTTCTAAGGATTTCACCCTCAATTTCGGGGTGGTGATCACCCATATGCTCACGCTCCAAGGCATTTACGGGCGTGAGATGTATGAAACCTGGAATGCCGTGGCGGCCATGATGATGACAAGCGCTCACTTACGCGGCCAGATCCTCGCGACAATCTCCGATGTCCTTCCAGCCTCACAATGGGCTCGCGGTTATGAAATCGCCCGCTCGGGCAGCGGTGGAAAAGTCGTCCTCGACTGGGAGAATATTTGAGTAAAGGTGCGGGCCTGCACCACCCCGGCAGATCAACGCACCCCATACTGTGTCACCGTCCGACTGGGGCCGTCACGTGACAACGGCCTGACCATATCCTCACGGGAGAAAAGCTATGTACACCGATCTGAAGTCTCAGTTACACGCTGAGCTCGACGATATCCGCGAGGCGGGAACCTATAAAGCCGAGCGCACTTTAACCACGCCCCAGTCAGCGCACGTCCTGGCGGCGATGCCGGGACGTTCAGCACAGAAGGTCCTCAATTTCTGCGCAAATAACTACCTCGGCCTCGCGGACCATCCCGATCTCATTGCCGCAGCAAAGTCATCGCTGGACAGCCACGGATTCGGAATGGCGAGCGTGCGATTCATCTGCGGTACGCAGGATACCCACGTCGAATTGGAACGTCGCGTGAGTGAATTCCTGGGCACCGACGACACTATTTTGTTTTCCTCGTGTTTCGACGCCAATGGGGGTGTGTTTGAATCACTCTTTGGGCCGGAGGACGCGATTGTCTCCGATGAGCTCAACCATGCCTCCTTGATTGATGGCATCCGCCTATCGAAAGCAGCCCGGTTCCGTTACCGCAACGCCGACATGGACGAACTTCGCGCTCAGTTGGAGACGGTGCGCACCTTGCGCGAAGGGCGCGGGGCGCGGCGAACTGTGATCGTGACCGACGGTGTGTTTTCCATGGATGGTTATCTGGCTCCGCTGCCTGAGATCTGTGATCTCGCGGATGAGTTCGGCGCGCTAGTTCTGGTCGATGATTCGCATGCGGTCGGTTTTATGGGGGCAACCGGGGCGGGTACGCCGGAGCATTTTGGAGTGAGTGACCGGGTCGATCTCTACACCGGCACCTTCGGTAAGGCTCTCGGCGGTGCCAGCGGAGGTTATGTCTCCGGCCACGCTGAAATCATCGAGTTGTTGCGTCAACGGGCGCGCCCGTACCTGTTTTCCAACTCGTTGGCTCCTGCCATTGTGGCTGCGACCCTCACGGCTTTAGATCTGGTCGCGCACAGCGGTGATCTACGGACGCGCCTGTTCGATAACGCCTCCTTGTTCCGGCGCCGGATGAGCGAGGAAGGATTCGATCTGCTGCCCGGTGAGCACGCGATTGTTCCGGTGATGTTCGGTGATGCCGCTCTGGCTGGGCGCATCGCAGATTCCCTGCTCTCCCACGGCGTCTATGTCACAGCGTTCTCGTACCCGGTCGTCCCGCAGGGTAAGGCGCGTATCCGTGTGCAGTTGTCCGCCGCGCACACCCCGCAGGATATTGAGGCCTGCGTAGCCGCCTTTGTGTCGGCGCGCGACGAGGTGATGGCGGCGGACAACTGCTGAACCGGTAATGGCACTTAGGCGTTGCCAGTGACCGTGCGCAAATGCTCTTGTTTCGCCTCGCCGGCAATATTGGCATCCTCGGCGACTTGGTCAAGGTCAGCGCCTGACGCGGCTGCCACGACAGCCCCGATCAATCCTTCGACCAGCGGCGCCGGAGATAACTGCACCTTGGCAGCGATATCCGGGTCGATAAACTCTAAGGCCGTTTCTGCGGCAAGAACCGCGCTGCCTAGATCCATCAGCACCAGCACACCCTGCGCATCTGCCACGGCTTGAATAGCATCGGCGATGGCCGCAGCGTCGGTGCCTAGCTCCCACTGTTGTGCGTTATCGCCTCCGCCGCAGTCTGTTGCGCTCTTGGGACCAGGTTGGGGGTCGCACTCTCGAGCGTCTGCGTTGTCATGAGTATCAGCGGTTTCGTGAGCATCGGCAGTCTCTCGTGATGTGCTGTGCCGACGGATTCCAGCGGCAATGCGGATCGGAAGGTCAGCGCTGCCGGGAATCATTTGGCTTGCGAGATCGACAGCAGCGCGTGCCAAAGGGTACGAGTGAGAAACGATCACAATACCGGTCATTGGCCATCCTCCGGGTCAGAACCGTTCGGCGATGTTGTATCGGCCCCGGCATCGGTAGCGGGGGCCAGGGTTTCTGCTGCCGTTGACCATAAAATCGCGGTCGATGCGCTACCGGGATCAATGTGCCCTACTGAACGTTCCCCGAGGTAAGAAGCACGTCCCTTGGTTGCGGCGAGATTGCGGGTGGCATCGCGCCCACTGGCCGCGGCTTCGGCTCCACTTTCCAACGCACCGGCTAGGTCATCGGGAGCGACAGTAAGTTGCTGCTCCATCGCATCGAGTGCGGGCAGCCAAGCATCTAACATGGTTTTCTCTCCTGCTTGGGCCTTACCCCGCTGGCAGATTCCCTCCACGCCGGCGCGCAGAGCCGCACCCCAGGCGCGAGCATCCAGGCTCTCAGCGCTTCCGGCACTGGTTCCGGCGCGTAGAAAAAACGTTCCGTACAGCGGGCCCGACGCCCCACCGATGGTGGAGACCAGCGTCATTCCGACTTTCTTGAGAAGCTCCCCCGGTGTGCTCAATTCATGCTGGTCGAGCAGGGATCGTACGGCGGTAAAACCTCGGGCCATATTCGCGCCATGATCTGCGTCGCCGATCGCAGCGTCTAATTCGGTGAGGTAACTGGCCTGAGCGTCAATGTCATCGGCTGCCCGCCGCAGCCATGCCTCCACCTCGTGAAGCCCTACGGTGTGCTTAGTTGTGTCGGTCATCGCCGAACCTTCCTCATGCATGTTCTGATAGCACTGTTTTCCGACACCCCGGTCAGTTCTTTGACAGGAGTGTGGTTCGTTATCGTCCCCAGCGCATTCCTGGGGTCTCAACCGGGGCATCCCATAGGCGAATGAGCTCATCGCTGACGGGAAGCACCGTGAGGGAGCACCCCGCCATATCGAGACTCGTGATGTAGTTACCCACCAAGCTGCGCTCGACGTGGATTCCCCGTTTGCTCAGTAGCGCATCGATTTCGCCGGACATTAGGTACAGCTCTAACAGCGGGGTGCCACCCATTCCGTTGACCATCATGATGACCCGGTCGGCATCCGGCATTTCTGCAAGGACCGGTTCTATCAGCTGTTCGGCAATGTCGTGGGCAGGGGCAAGAGGTACCCGATGCCGCCCTGGTTCACCATGGATACCAATACCAATTTCAATCTCGTCCTCGGGAAGGTCGAAGGACGGTTTTCCGTGCGCGGGAACCGTGCAGGAGGTGAGCGCCAGCCCGAGAGAACGACCTGTGTCGATAACTTTCTGCGCAATGGCTGCAACCTCGTCGAGGCTTTGGCCTTCCTCAGCCGCGGCGCCAGCGATCTTTTCGACGAGAACCGTGAGGCCCACTCCCCGGCGCCCGGCGGTATATAGGGAATCCTCAACAGCGACATCATCGTTGACCACGACGGATGCGACCCGGACTCCGTGCTCAGCCTCGACGATTTCCGCGGCCATCTCAAAATTCATGACGTCGCCGGTGTAGTTCTTCACGATATGCAAAACTCCAGCACCCGCATCGACTGCATGCGTCGCAGCAATAATCTGGTCCGGGACTGGGGACGTGAAAACTTCTCCTGCACAGGCGGCATCTAGCATCCCGTATCCGACGAAGCCGCCGTGTAACGGCTCATGCCCAGAACCCCCACCCGAGACCAGCGCCACTTTGCCCCGTTGCTTAGGTGTGGCCCTGAGAACTACGCGATGCTCGTGGTCAACGCGCAGATGATGAGGGTGGGCCGCCGCCATACCCCGGAGGGCATCCGCAACGACAGTGTCAGCGGTATTGATGAGCTTTTTCATAATCGAACTCTAGCGCCCTGCTGTGACCCGCAGCTTCACTCTGCACAATGGTGCACGGTGCCATCGACCGGGTGGCTAGGCGGCAAGTTCGAGGTCGGAGCACACCTTAGAAACTGCCTTCCGTTCATCTGCGTTCAGCCGGTCGAGCCTGGTCGCAACCGTTGCTGGCATCACCCACAGCTCATCAGCGAGTTCTTGCAGGTCACGGGTCCAGCGTAGCGCCCAGACGAGGTCATCGAGTGAGATCAGCCTGCGAGCTGTTTCCTCCTCGACGCTGCGCTCCTCTGCTGCGCTGCATGGGTTTCGATGCCCGCGCTCTAAGTGAATCGTTTCATGACAGATAGCCACGCGGCGCTCTGCCTGAACCAGTCGTGAGCGCAGTCTAATCAGAGCGATGCCGTCCGTTTCAGCGAGACGGCCAGCAGGAAGCTCGCCATATTCGACGCGCACATGGGGCCAGTGATCACGAAGATGACGCCAGGGATGATGAAGTTCGCGCGGAGACATATCGCCATCCTAGGGATGAGCCATGACATACGAACTCATCGTGGGGCGCGTTCATTCCTCGGGTTCTCCTCCATGCTCACCGCTTTGTGGCTCTTCGCCATGCTCGCCGTACTGCGGTTCTTCTCCCAGCTCTTCAGATAGGGCATCGAGGTAGTCACGGATCGAGGTTCCAGACATCGCCGCACGATCCTGTTCATCTGCCGCAGCACCAATGGTGGGAGCAGGAGGGACTGGGCGAACGGTGCCCGGTTTCACCAATGGCACGACGCCGTTTCCATTGTGTGCACCGGCAGCACGCGCTCTATCGAGCCGACGTGCGATCTCAGCAAGCAATGCCATGTCCGATGCTTGCGAGAGGTGTGTTTCTTCGGTTACCCGATGTAGTTCCTGCTCCTGGGGTCGTAGCCTCGGTTCGTGACCGTCACGCAACCGGGCGAGATCACCGCGCTCCCAGCCGAGTTCCTTTTCAATCTTGGCTCGGTTGACCTCGAGTGGCCAGCGTTCGCCTCGCTCCAGAGACCGGAGAGTTTTATCGGTCACGCCCGCACGGTCAGCAAGAGCGTTCATGCTGAGCCTGAGATCTACGCGGCGCGCGGTTACTTTACGTCCAACTCTCTTGAGGGCATCATCAGTCATGACACCACCACACCAGAAACGCGGAGAAACAGCAAGGGGTTCTTTATAAATCGGCTCGGGCGTTTTACATGGGGAAGTACTGAAAACTCGGTTTACAAAATGGTAAACCCACAGCAAGTTACGTTTCCTCTGGTACACCAAACTACAGAATGATTCTTGATGTTACTTGACATCTTTCCCCTAGTTTCCCTATCGTTTTGTCATGAATATGCTGACTCGCAACCCAATGGACAGCGAACGAGTGGGCGCCACACTCCGCGGGTTCCGAGAGCTACGAGGCTACACAACAGGGCAGTTTGCTCAGACCCTAGGGATATCCAGATCCCATCTCGCCAACATCGAAGCCGGCCGTAAACGCCTCACCAATGTGCTCTTAGCGCGGGCCGCGAACGCGCTCGACATCCCCCAAATTGCCATCATGCGATCCGAGGAGGCCCCAGCAGCTGACATCCCAGCGAGCTCCGTTAAGCAGGGCTCTGCCCCGCCCTAGACCCCTTGATCACGAGAACGGATCGATGCCGAGCGGGGCAGCTCTGGTCAGCCCGCGAACTCGCGGGCTGACCAGAGAAAACAGCGAAACTAAGGTTGAGGTTCAGCTGTTATACCCGTAGGACAGGCCGTAGTAATTGAGGGCATCGTTAATCGGCTGGAAGTACGACCAGCCACTCACATACCCGCCGTTAAACCGGCAGCCCTGCCCCTGCGGAGAACCTGAGGTCATACCTACCGCATAACCATTGGAGGTGTAGGCACCGCCCGAGTCCCCCTCGGACACACAGATATCCGCAACACCGAGCCCGCTCACCTGAGCAACCACATTGCCTCGTTTATCCGTGTAGGTGACTGAGGTGTTGTAACCACGGATCGGACCACAGGTGATACCGGTGGTCGCACCCGACTTGCAGGTGTCCGTTCCAATCGGCGCTTTCCACGTGCCCTGGGAAGCGTTCGACGGCAGCTCCCCGCTGACACCCCACTTATTCACATCTGTGCTGACCCGCGTACCCTCCGCCAACACGATGTATCCCAGATCCCGGTCAGGCTGGCCATCGTAAGAATGGAACGCGGTTTGGCCAGCACGCGAGACTAGCGAACCATTAGAGGTGTAGATGCCGTTACCGGTATTCACACAGTGGCCTGCCCACACCATGACAGGGGTGCCATCTTGTGCGGTGGCAGGGAAGCCCGCCGAGCAGTAACCACCATCGCCGAACAGCATCTTGTCGCCGCCATGAACAGTCGCGGCGGCTTGTACCTGTTCGCCACGAACAACCGTGACAGCATCGCCATAAGATTGCGCGGCTTCAAGCAGAACCGGATCAGCCTTGTCGCTAAACACCGTCACGACGACCTTGTCCTGCGTAACATCTGGCATCACAGACGACACACCCGTACGGTCAGACTTCACCGCCGCCAGCTCGCCGACAATCTGGTCAAGCTTTTTCTCACCATACTTTGGAGCCCGAACCACAAGGCCGGCTTCCCTAGCTGCCTCCGCGG
Coding sequences within it:
- a CDS encoding helix-turn-helix domain-containing protein, translated to MNMLTRNPMDSERVGATLRGFRELRGYTTGQFAQTLGISRSHLANIEAGRKRLTNVLLARAANALDIPQIAIMRSEEAPAADIPASSVKQGSAPP
- a CDS encoding glycine C-acetyltransferase, whose translation is MYTDLKSQLHAELDDIREAGTYKAERTLTTPQSAHVLAAMPGRSAQKVLNFCANNYLGLADHPDLIAAAKSSLDSHGFGMASVRFICGTQDTHVELERRVSEFLGTDDTILFSSCFDANGGVFESLFGPEDAIVSDELNHASLIDGIRLSKAARFRYRNADMDELRAQLETVRTLREGRGARRTVIVTDGVFSMDGYLAPLPEICDLADEFGALVLVDDSHAVGFMGATGAGTPEHFGVSDRVDLYTGTFGKALGGASGGYVSGHAEIIELLRQRARPYLFSNSLAPAIVAATLTALDLVAHSGDLRTRLFDNASLFRRRMSEEGFDLLPGEHAIVPVMFGDAALAGRIADSLLSHGVYVTAFSYPVVPQGKARIRVQLSAAHTPQDIEACVAAFVSARDEVMAADNC
- a CDS encoding helix-turn-helix domain-containing protein: MTDDALKRVGRKVTARRVDLRLSMNALADRAGVTDKTLRSLERGERWPLEVNRAKIEKELGWERGDLARLRDGHEPRLRPQEQELHRVTEETHLSQASDMALLAEIARRLDRARAAGAHNGNGVVPLVKPGTVRPVPPAPTIGAAADEQDRAAMSGTSIRDYLDALSEELGEEPQYGEHGEEPQSGEHGGEPEE
- a CDS encoding S1 family peptidase, whose translation is MKITKSFAVAAGAAAIMMTASPALASPGDTKPQPSSIGSVSSADAKTISSHFTDEEIGVMAKSSGRSVSDQKEHVVQQARQNNAYAKLHQEGYRYDGAFFGVDNNLVVQASEGSSAAEAAREAGLVVRAPKYGEKKLDQIVGELAAVKSDRTGVSSVMPDVTQDKVVVTVFSDKADPVLLEAAQSYGDAVTVVRGEQVQAAATVHGGDKMLFGDGGYCSAGFPATAQDGTPVMVWAGHCVNTGNGIYTSNGSLVSRAGQTAFHSYDGQPDRDLGYIVLAEGTRVSTDVNKWGVSGELPSNASQGTWKAPIGTDTCKSGATTGITCGPIRGYNTSVTYTDKRGNVVAQVSGLGVADICVSEGDSGGAYTSNGYAVGMTSGSPQGQGCRFNGGYVSGWSYFQPINDALNYYGLSYGYNS
- the dhaK gene encoding dihydroxyacetone kinase subunit DhaK, with the protein product MKKLINTADTVVADALRGMAAAHPHHLRVDHEHRVVLRATPKQRGKVALVSGGGSGHEPLHGGFVGYGMLDAACAGEVFTSPVPDQIIAATHAVDAGAGVLHIVKNYTGDVMNFEMAAEIVEAEHGVRVASVVVNDDVAVEDSLYTAGRRGVGLTVLVEKIAGAAAEEGQSLDEVAAIAQKVIDTGRSLGLALTSCTVPAHGKPSFDLPEDEIEIGIGIHGEPGRHRVPLAPAHDIAEQLIEPVLAEMPDADRVIMMVNGMGGTPLLELYLMSGEIDALLSKRGIHVERSLVGNYITSLDMAGCSLTVLPVSDELIRLWDAPVETPGMRWGR
- a CDS encoding PTS-dependent dihydroxyacetone kinase phosphotransferase subunit DhaM gives rise to the protein MTGIVIVSHSYPLARAAVDLASQMIPGSADLPIRIAAGIRRHSTSRETADAHETADTHDNADARECDPQPGPKSATDCGGGDNAQQWELGTDAAAIADAIQAVADAQGVLVLMDLGSAVLAAETALEFIDPDIAAKVQLSPAPLVEGLIGAVVAAASGADLDQVAEDANIAGEAKQEHLRTVTGNA
- the dhaL gene encoding dihydroxyacetone kinase subunit DhaL; translation: MTDTTKHTVGLHEVEAWLRRAADDIDAQASYLTELDAAIGDADHGANMARGFTAVRSLLDQHELSTPGELLKKVGMTLVSTIGGASGPLYGTFFLRAGTSAGSAESLDARAWGAALRAGVEGICQRGKAQAGEKTMLDAWLPALDAMEQQLTVAPDDLAGALESGAEAAASGRDATRNLAATKGRASYLGERSVGHIDPGSASTAILWSTAAETLAPATDAGADTTSPNGSDPEDGQ
- the tdh gene encoding L-threonine 3-dehydrogenase translates to MKALLKSSPAPGLELVDIPEPKVGPGDVKIRVLRAGICGTDLHILAWDTSAQSMCDTVPFTPGHEFYGEVVEIGADVTDVRLGDRVSGEGHVVCGYCRNCRAGRRQMCIRTRSVGVQRDGAFAEYVTIPQHNVWVHEHDGKTEVIPPELGAVFDPLGNAVHTALKFPLIGEDVLVTGAGPIGQMAAAVARHAGARYIAITDVSAHRLEMAKNMGVDLTVDVSQSSIRDAQRRLGLKEGFDIGLEISGQPSAIAEMIENMNHGGKIALLGLPSKDFTLNFGVVITHMLTLQGIYGREMYETWNAVAAMMMTSAHLRGQILATISDVLPASQWARGYEIARSGSGGKVVLDWENI